A region from the Prionailurus viverrinus isolate Anna chromosome E2, UM_Priviv_1.0, whole genome shotgun sequence genome encodes:
- the LOC125153748 gene encoding uncharacterized protein LOC125153748 isoform X2, with amino-acid sequence MASPPKLPSRVPASWSGWALCVWLLRSVAGAPEVLQPSLFQPRSSVLKGSGPTFLLSQREGAPPTYGFGVNPRFLAEMDPAQNAALLTVGNASPADEGTYYCAIWFSGHYVFGEGTRLLYQAKRQPLALQPPELSLFIPAYGPPFHVLCVALGHNPDPLRVSWVLEGQYQEEEDSTGGAGDPMVSWLQLPQEVAGMSVTCRGLHQSGVLEVVLPLPWGRGHRRTLEVENANKSGHILLVELEQILIATTYCYLGLLGASLIYGLILAALWRNRCCWAHPTEPLPRGGQGAAPGSRAQVGRRCTPAAAPEHKWPSPRGFHVLRGAAHAPDPPSLLRPASS; translated from the exons ATGGCGTCGCCACCAAAGCTCCCGAGTAGAGTCCCCGCGTCCTGGAGTGGCTGGGCCCTGTGTGTCTGGCTGCTGCGCTCTGTCGCAG gtgccccagaagtccTCCAGCCCTCTCTGTTCCAGCCTCGGTCTTCTGTG TTGAAGGGGAGTGGCCCCACCTTCCTGCTGAGTCAGCGAGAAGGGGCTCCCCCCACCTATGGTTTTGGTGTGAATCCTCGCTTTCTGGCAGAGATGGACCCAGCCCAGAATGCTGCGCTCCTGACCGTGGGCAATGCCAGCCCTGCTGATGAGGGCACCTACTACTGTGCCATATGGTTTTCAGGCCATTATGTCTTTGGAGAAGGTACCCGACTGCTCTATCAGG CTAAGAGGCAACCCCTGGCTCTGCAGCCACCTGAGCTGAGCCTGTTCATCCCAGCCTACGGCCCTCCCTTCCATGTACTTTGTGTGGCCCTAGGACATAACCCTGACCCTCTGAGGGTGTCCTGGGTCCTGGAAGGCCAATACCAGGAGGAAGAGGACTCCACTGGGGGAGCTGGGGATCCCATGGTCAGCTGGCTGCAGCTGCCTCAGGAGGTGGCAGGAATGTCTGTGACTTGCCGAGGCTTGCACCAGAGTGGAGTCTTAGAAGTCGtgctgcccctgccctggggccGAG GGCACAGGAGAACGCTGGAAGTGGAGAATGCGAACAAGAGTGGACACATTCTTCTAG TGGAGCTGGAGCAGATCCTCATTGCCACCACCTACTGCTACCTGGGACTGCTGGGTGCATCTCTCATCTACGGCCTCATCCTGGCTGCTCTCTGGAGGAATCGCTGTTGTTGGGCCCACCCTACGGAGCCACTCCCCAGAGGGGGTCAAGGAGCGGCCCCCGGTTCCAGGGCGCAGGTGGGCAGGAGGTGCACTCCTGCCGCGGCCCCGGAGCACAAGTGGCCGAGCCCCAGGGGCTTCCACGTCCTCCGAGGGGCTGCCCATGCCCCGGACCCTCCGTCCTTGCTCCGGCCGGCTTCCTCCTAG
- the LOC125153748 gene encoding immunoglobulin alpha-2 heavy chain-like isoform X3, translated as MASPPKLPSRVPASWSGWALCVWLLRSVAGAPEVLQPSLFQPRSSVVSGRGNPQIWCVVQGSPARAHVLSWYQQLKGSGPTFLLSQREGAPPTYGFGVNPRFLAEMDPAQNAALLTVGNASPADEGTYYCAIWFSGHYVFGEGTRLLYQAKRQPLALQPPELSLFIPAYGPPFHVLCVALGHNPDPLRVSWVLEGQYQEEEDSTGGAGDPMVSWLQLPQEVAGMSVTCRGLHQSGVLEVVLPLPWGRGHREAIRRASALFQGTGERWKWRMRTRVDTFF; from the exons ATGGCGTCGCCACCAAAGCTCCCGAGTAGAGTCCCCGCGTCCTGGAGTGGCTGGGCCCTGTGTGTCTGGCTGCTGCGCTCTGTCGCAG gtgccccagaagtccTCCAGCCCTCTCTGTTCCAGCCTCGGTCTTCTGTGGTGAGTGGACGAGGCAATCCACAGATCTGGTGTGTGGTGCAGGGAAGCCCTGCCAGGGCTCATGTCTTATCTTGGTACCAGCAGTTGAAGGGGAGTGGCCCCACCTTCCTGCTGAGTCAGCGAGAAGGGGCTCCCCCCACCTATGGTTTTGGTGTGAATCCTCGCTTTCTGGCAGAGATGGACCCAGCCCAGAATGCTGCGCTCCTGACCGTGGGCAATGCCAGCCCTGCTGATGAGGGCACCTACTACTGTGCCATATGGTTTTCAGGCCATTATGTCTTTGGAGAAGGTACCCGACTGCTCTATCAGG CTAAGAGGCAACCCCTGGCTCTGCAGCCACCTGAGCTGAGCCTGTTCATCCCAGCCTACGGCCCTCCCTTCCATGTACTTTGTGTGGCCCTAGGACATAACCCTGACCCTCTGAGGGTGTCCTGGGTCCTGGAAGGCCAATACCAGGAGGAAGAGGACTCCACTGGGGGAGCTGGGGATCCCATGGTCAGCTGGCTGCAGCTGCCTCAGGAGGTGGCAGGAATGTCTGTGACTTGCCGAGGCTTGCACCAGAGTGGAGTCTTAGAAGTCGtgctgcccctgccctggggccGAG GGCACAGGGAAGCTATACGAAGGGCATCTGCTCTGTTCCAGGGCACAGGAGAACGCTGGAAGTGGAGAATGCGAACAAGAGTGGACACATTCTTCTAG
- the LOC125153748 gene encoding immunoglobulin alpha-2 heavy chain-like isoform X1, which translates to MASPPKLPSRVPASWSGWALCVWLLRSVAGAPEVLQPSLFQPRSSVVSGRGNPQIWCVVQGSPARAHVLSWYQQLKGSGPTFLLSQREGAPPTYGFGVNPRFLAEMDPAQNAALLTVGNASPADEGTYYCAIWFSGHYVFGEGTRLLYQAKRQPLALQPPELSLFIPAYGPPFHVLCVALGHNPDPLRVSWVLEGQYQEEEDSTGGAGDPMVSWLQLPQEVAGMSVTCRGLHQSGVLEVVLPLPWGRGHRRTLEVENANKSGHILLVELEQILIATTYCYLGLLGASLIYGLILAALWRNRCCWAHPTEPLPRGGQGAAPGSRAQVGRRCTPAAAPEHKWPSPRGFHVLRGAAHAPDPPSLLRPASS; encoded by the exons ATGGCGTCGCCACCAAAGCTCCCGAGTAGAGTCCCCGCGTCCTGGAGTGGCTGGGCCCTGTGTGTCTGGCTGCTGCGCTCTGTCGCAG gtgccccagaagtccTCCAGCCCTCTCTGTTCCAGCCTCGGTCTTCTGTGGTGAGTGGACGAGGCAATCCACAGATCTGGTGTGTGGTGCAGGGAAGCCCTGCCAGGGCTCATGTCTTATCTTGGTACCAGCAGTTGAAGGGGAGTGGCCCCACCTTCCTGCTGAGTCAGCGAGAAGGGGCTCCCCCCACCTATGGTTTTGGTGTGAATCCTCGCTTTCTGGCAGAGATGGACCCAGCCCAGAATGCTGCGCTCCTGACCGTGGGCAATGCCAGCCCTGCTGATGAGGGCACCTACTACTGTGCCATATGGTTTTCAGGCCATTATGTCTTTGGAGAAGGTACCCGACTGCTCTATCAGG CTAAGAGGCAACCCCTGGCTCTGCAGCCACCTGAGCTGAGCCTGTTCATCCCAGCCTACGGCCCTCCCTTCCATGTACTTTGTGTGGCCCTAGGACATAACCCTGACCCTCTGAGGGTGTCCTGGGTCCTGGAAGGCCAATACCAGGAGGAAGAGGACTCCACTGGGGGAGCTGGGGATCCCATGGTCAGCTGGCTGCAGCTGCCTCAGGAGGTGGCAGGAATGTCTGTGACTTGCCGAGGCTTGCACCAGAGTGGAGTCTTAGAAGTCGtgctgcccctgccctggggccGAG GGCACAGGAGAACGCTGGAAGTGGAGAATGCGAACAAGAGTGGACACATTCTTCTAG TGGAGCTGGAGCAGATCCTCATTGCCACCACCTACTGCTACCTGGGACTGCTGGGTGCATCTCTCATCTACGGCCTCATCCTGGCTGCTCTCTGGAGGAATCGCTGTTGTTGGGCCCACCCTACGGAGCCACTCCCCAGAGGGGGTCAAGGAGCGGCCCCCGGTTCCAGGGCGCAGGTGGGCAGGAGGTGCACTCCTGCCGCGGCCCCGGAGCACAAGTGGCCGAGCCCCAGGGGCTTCCACGTCCTCCGAGGGGCTGCCCATGCCCCGGACCCTCCGTCCTTGCTCCGGCCGGCTTCCTCCTAG